TAAGGCAAATATCAAAACCGCAACTAAGAAAGTGTTGAAGCGTCGCAAATGACCATTTTTAACAAAAAAGTTTTTCAACCATTGGCGATTGCGCCGTTTTTTTCGGCGCTTTTTCTTAGCTACCATGCTTGTTATTCCTCCTTAAATTACTCAGACCTCTTAATACGCCCTACTCAGTCGTTAACCCGCGATCCAAATCAAGCAGCTTCTTAAAGCGTGGCTCAGTTTGATACAATTCCGCAGGACTGCCAACCATTTCAAATTGGCCATTTTCAATAAAACGAACTTGGTCTACGTATTTTACACCCATTAAGTGGTGTGTGACCCAGATGATGGTCTTATCTTTAAACAATTTAAAGATTGTTGCCAAGATGGCGGCCTCTGTAATTGGATCCAAGCTCACTGTGGGTTCGTCCAAAATGATGATGGGGGCGTCTTGTAGCAAGATACGAGCTAAAGCAAAGCGTTGCCGTTCACCACCCGAGAAGCGGTTACCACCTTCTGACATTGCAGTTTGGTACCCATCTGGCAAACCAGCCACCAACTCACCCAAACCGACGGCCTCAACCGCGGCGATAACTTGTTCATCTGTCGCTGCCAAATTACCTAGGCGCACATTGTTCATAACCGTTGAATTGAATAAGTACGGTTGTTGGTCAAGCACCCCGAATAATTCAGCCCGATGCGTTTGTAAAGCAGCCACATCAATATCATTAACTAAAATTTGGCCGTCAGTTGCCGTCAAATCCCCCAATAATAATTTCAGGAGGGTCGACTTACCTGCCCCAGAAGGACCCAATATCGCCAACTTCTCACCTTTTTTAATTTGTAAGTTCAAATGACTAACCGCCGGTGCCTTCCCATTTTCATATTGGAAAGTCACATCGTTAATGTTTAACGCGGTAAAATCATTTGGTACGACTTCAACTTGTGGTACCGCCGAAGCCGTTTTTTCATTATGGTCAAAATCATTGACCCGCCGAATTGACGCTTGGTGACTCGGCCATTCGGTAAAGCCCTGCGCAATTCCTTGGAAGGCATCAATCGTTGGAAAAATAGCGAGCGTAAAGGCCGCAATCCAGTTAACCAATTTATCTGAGCCACCGAATTCGACATCCGCAAAAACTAACATCACAATCGTAATAATCCCGACAAACATCTGTGTGGTAAAGTCGCGCCACCAAGTAAAGTGGTGATCTTGGCGCCGGAGCCGTACTTGCGCTTCAATTGGTTGATCTTGATTGGCAACTAAGTCTTTTTGGCGTCCCGCAATCACCCAGTCCGCTAAACCTAACACTGAATCCGTCAAACCGACGTAAAAATCATGTTGAATTTCGCGGGTTTTATACACACGGGCGCCATTCACAGCGACTGAAATCAGCGGAATCACGATTGTTATCATCCCAAACAACAGGAACATCAGCAACCCAAAGGCCCAGTTGAAACCACCAATTGCGACCGTGACGACGATATAGAGTAGCCAACCAATAATAACTGGAAAAATCGTTCGTAAGTACAAGTTTTCGATGTGTTCAATATCATCAGCTAACACGGCTAAAATATCACCAGTTTGCCGTTCTTGCCGAATTGTGACCGCCGTTTTTTCAACAGCAAGGTACAACTTTTTACGAAAATCTGAAACAATTCGCAACACCCAATTATGTGAAGTCAAGCGTTGGGCATACCGGAATGCTGGCCGGCCAATCCCAAACGCCCGCGTCAATACAATTGGTACATAGATTAGCAAGATGTTTTCTGGTCGTTGCGCCGCCCGTGAAATCAAATAACCCGACGTAAACATTAGTGCTGAGCCGCAGAAGAAGGTCATAAAGCCTAGGAAAATGACTAGCAAAAGCAGTCCTTTATAGCGCTTCAAATACGGCAAAACCCATGAGTCATGAGCAAAGGTATCAATAATATCATGCATTAATCTAATCCTCCTAACTCACCCATTTCTTGGCGTAATGCTACATAGGCGCCATTTTGTGCTAATAATTCAGTTGGTGTGCCCTGTTCAACAATTTGACCATTGTCCATTACGAGGACATAATCCATTTCGTTTAACCAGTGTAAACGGTGCGTGGCAAAAAAGACCAAGTGATTTTCGAGCAATGGCAGCATCGCCTTTTTCAAATTAATTTCTGTTTCAATATCCAAGTGGGCGGTTGGTTCATCGAACAGCAACACATGGCGGTCGGGGCTCAAAAATGCCCGTGCCAATGCAATCCGTTGCGCTTGCCCACCAGATACCGCTTGCCCACTTTCCCCAATCATCGTATCCAAACCAGCTGGCAAGTCCTGCACTAACTCAGTCAACCCAGCTTGTTCAACCGCAGCCGTAATCGCGTCAATTGAAGCATTAGGTTGGTAAAATTTAATATTCTCAGCTAATGTTGCGTGGAATAAATACGGTGCTTGTGGAATATATTGAAACTGTTGTTGCCACGCTGCCTGCTGCAAATGTGCCAACTGATAGTCATCAAGCTTTATCGTACCGTTTGTATCCGCGTCAGGTTGGAGAAAACCACCGATTAAATCTAGCAACGTTGATTTACCCGATCCTGATTTACCAACTAAACCAATCCGTTGATATCCATGCGCGCTAAAATTGATTGCATTTAACGCCGGTGCTTGTCCATCGGGATAGGTTAACTGGACATTCGTAAAATTCAACGAATCTTGGGGCGTCCACGTTGTTAATTTGAAGTCTTTGTCGGCTTGGGGCGTTGGTGTTTCTAAAACTTCCAAAACATCAGTCATCGCATTTTTACCATCAAGTGTTGCGTGGTAGTCATTAGCGAAGTTCCGTAATGGTAAAAAATATTCTGGCGCCAACACTAACATCGTCAAGGCTGGCAGCAAGGTCATATGTCCGTCAAGCAAACTAAACCCTAAGAAAACGGCCACAACCGCAATCGACAACGTCGTAAAGAAGTCCAACGTAAACGTTGAAAGAATGGCAATCTTCAGTGTTGAGAGCACTGACTTACGATAATCTTCTGAAACTTCATGGATGTTATCCGCATATTTTTTACTCAAACCTAATTGTTTCAAGGTTGGTAATCCCCGCAAAGCATCAACAAAGTGATTACTCAAACGGGTAAAATTCGCATATTCTTTATCTGCCTTGGCTTGGGCGGCTAGTCCTAAAATTATCATGAACAAAATCACGACCGGATAAATCGCTAACAAGAATAACGCTTCGGGCCAAGAAATCGTGAACATATATACCAATAAAATCCATGGAATAATTGACATATCAAACATCTTAATCATGACTAACATCAAGTACGATTGCACTTTATCCATGCCCTCAAGGGTCAAAGTAACCGCATTCCCGGTCCCCTTTTTTTGAATAACTTGGGGTCCCAGTTCACTGATTTTAACTAGCAAATTGTGGCGCATATCTTGGGTGGTTTTTTCGACCCATTTGCCCATTGCGTAATTCTTTAAAACCGTCAGAATATGACGAATCGCAAAGGCCACAATGAAACCTACGATAAAAATAATCGCTTGATTCATAGGGTTTTGTTTCCATAAAACAACAATACTTTCACTTAAAAATTTACCTTGGAATAATACACTAAATGCTTGCAACACGGTGAGCGCTGCAAGCATCATAAGTGTTTTACGAATTCCCGGCAATTTGAATAAACGCCGATCAATCATAAATGAATCTCCATTCTATTGTTAGTGACCTGATTTCTTGCCCACCGTTAAACGTTCACGGAAAACATAGAAACTCCAGATTTGGTATGCCAAAACGACTGGCAAAGCAAAGACGGTAATCCAAGTCATCAAGTTCAATGTGTATGGTGATGATGAAGCATTCTGGATTAACAAACTATGCGCAGCGTCGTTTGCAACCATCGTTCGTGGGAATACACCAACAAAGAGCAAAGCAACGACACCAACTAAATTCAAACCAGAAGTCACAAAACTCACCACTTCCTTATCTTTCAAGGTAGCTAGGTATGACACTACTGAAGAAAGGACAATTAAAGCTAAAATCAACATGGTTAAAATTGGTTTCTTAGTAAAGAAATCGGTGTAAATGTATACTAGGACTGCAAAAACTACTTCCCCAGCAAACAATACAAGGTATAATTTCTGTGCCCAATCAGCCGCACGTTGGCGAATATCACCAATCGTCTTAATCCGGATAAAGTTCAAACCGTGAATATAGCTCATCAAGACCACTGCCACCCCACCAACTAAGGTAAAGATGTTCACAAAGTCAAAGAAGTGCCCGCGAACATTGTATTGCGCATCCATTGGCATGCCCTTAACCATTGCGGTAAAAATCATCCCAAGCATAAATGGAGCGACAAACGAACCAATTGCCGTTGCCCATTCCCAGATACCTTGGTTCTTTTCAAACTTCATCATCGCCCGGAATTCAAATGATACACCCCGGAAAATTAAAGCAAGCAATACTAAGAATAACGGAATATAGAAACCTGAGAACAATGAAGCATACCAGTTAGGCATTGAAGCAAATAAGGCACCACCAGCGGTGATTAACCAAACTTCATTACCATCCCAGTGCGGTCCAATTGATGCGACCAATGCGTCACGTTCAGCTTTATTTTTAGTTAATGTCTTAAGCGCCATTCCCACACCAAAGTCAAATCCTTCGAGGAAGAAAAAGCCGGCAAACAGGACGCCGATTAAGACAAACCATAAAATTTGTAATGTTGTCATTTTTTAAACGCCTCCTCTGCAAAAGGATCCGTCACTGGTGTTTCGTCAATCATCAAGTCATCAGGCCCTTCACGTAAAACGCGGGCTGATAAGTAGACCATCACGGCACCAAGTGTTGCAAATGATACAAAGAATAAAATGTTAGAGAATAGCATTGAACCAGCGGAAACATTCGGCGATACCGCATCCGCAATCGTTAAGTAACCGTAAACAACCCATGGGTAACGGCCAAGTTCGGTAATCAACCAACCAGCAGTATTAGCAATGAATGGTAAGAACGTTACCACACCAAGTACCCATAACAGCCATTTTTGCTTTACGAGCCACTCATCAGTGTATTTCTTACGGCTAAACCATAGCCCAACAACGGCTACCATACCGAAGACACCTGCCGCCATGGCCATCACGTGGAATGATAAGAACAATGCATTAGTTGGGACATAGTAATTCATATCCTTACCAAATTTCTTATCGTATTTCGCGTGTAATTCTTTGTTGACGGTGTTTTCACCCTTGTTAAACCCAGTTAACTTGTGGTGGGCCAAAAGTGAAAGAACATAAGGAACGTCAACTTCCCAGACTGATGTATGATTCTTCTCATCATATTGACCGGCTAAAGCCCAAGCTTGTGACTTGTTCTTACCACCAGAATCTTCCATCAAACCTTCAGTCGCCGCAAACTTCATTGGTTGGTCAGTTTCCAATGCCAATGAGTGGCGGTCACCGGTAGCCAACATGCCGAATGTGGCTACTAAACCAATAATCAAACCGATTTGCATTGATTTTCGGAAGAACTTAACGTTTTTCTTCTTCATCAACGCAAAACCAGACATCCCCGCCACAACAAATCCAGCCGTCAAGAACGAACCAAACATGACGTGGGGAAATTCTAACCATAACTGATGATTCTTCAACAATGCTGGAAAATCAACCAATTGTGCGCGACCATTCTTCAACAGAAAACCAACTGGATTTTGCATGAATGAGTTCGCTGCCAAAATCCATAAGGCTGACAGTGACGAACCCAAAGTTGTAATCCAGATAAACGCTACGTGTAGACCTGGCTTAAAGCGATCCCAGCCAAACATCCACAAACCAATAAAAGTTGATTCAAGGAAGAAGGCCACCAAAGCTTCAATAGCTAATGGGGCACCAAAAATGTCACCCACGAAACGAGAATATTCAGACCAGTTCATCCCAAATTGGAATTCCTGAATAATCCCAGTAACCACACCTACCGCAAAACTGAGTAAGAAAATTTTGCCCCAGAACTGCGCCATGTGCTTGTACAACTCATTTTTCTTTACCACGTACATGGTTTCCATCACACCGACGATTAAACCAAGCCCGATTGATAATGGAATGAACAAAAAGTGAAAGACTGTTGTCATCCCAAATTGGAAACGTGCTAAAGAAATAACTGAAAGTGCTACATCCATGATTATTTCCTCCGCAATAATTGCAATATGCGTTCTGTTAAGTTTATACGTTGGCTTTGTTGTGATACTTGCCACTACATGCCTAGAAATCACTTGGCGCACCATGCTGAAAGTAATTTCTAGCCACTCCGTTAATTTAAAGTAAAACTAGCTAACTCAAACAGTATTCTATTCAACGTTGCTAGACAAAATTGCTAGAATAATGATTCAAAATAAAATTAAACAACATCAAAATATAAACCCAACAGAATCACAATATTATAGTAATAAATCTTTATATATTCATTTTTACACAAGTAGATAAGCAGTTCAAACGATATCGTCTAGTTTCACCGAAAATTCTAATTTTCTGGTATTTTTGGCTAAAACTTTTCTAGCGTGGAATTTGGATATGTATCTCAGATTGCTTCCCACTACGTGTTTGGAACCAGTCTGAACACCGTGAATGGAACAGTTTACTGTCACTCAGAGAAGATGAGAACTCTTTGTGATTTATCCCTTAGAATTCCAGCTTCTCTGACTTTCTGCGACTACAGGCTCAGAAAAGCTCGGCTTCCATCAGGGTGCGAAAATAGAATTTCATGGCACGTAGTTGACCACAAAAGCCACAATCCGGATTAGCCGAAAAAAATTAATTTGAATGAATATGTTGACATACTTCTCACCATGATTTAATATACAAGACATAGATTTACAACACGAACTAAACAAGTTGAACAGGAAAGTAAAGTGAACCAACTTTGTACAGAAAACGCTAATTGCTGAGATAGTGTCTAAGTTGCTCATTTGAAAATGGCCTGTGATTGGCATAGATGAGTCAAGTAATTGATAAGTTTATGATGGGTTGGCGACCATTATCATCGCACACGGATTATATTGTCCGTTATTGAGGTCTTTTTGGTAACAAACAGACAAAGTAGAATGGTTCACGACGAAGCTCGTTTCTATGTTTTTAACATAGGGGCGAGCTTTTTTATTACATTTGATTCGGAAATGCGCATTCCAACTATGAATCGTGTAATTATTTACTGGAACGTTCAACGCACCTAGTTCGCCTTGCTATCGTCATTATATAGATTTAAAGAAAATAGGAGATTTAGTCATATGAAGAAAGTATTACTCGCGATTGCCGCACTGTTCGTAGTTATTACCCTTGCTGCTTGCGGCGCCAAGTCAGGTTCATCAGACAAAACGGTTAAAGTTGGGGTTGTTGGGACTGACGACCGTATCTGGAACTCAATCATTGAACAAGCCAAGAAGAAGGACATCAACATTAAGTTAGTTCACTTCACTGACTACGATCAACCAAATGCAGCTTTGAAGTCAGGTCAAATCGACTTGAACGCCTTCCAACACCAATACTTCTTGGATCAATGGAACAAAGCTAACAAGGGTAACATCGTTTCAATCGGTGACACCCTCTTAGCACCAATTCGTTTGTACGGTGGTACTGGCGTAACTAAGTTGTCAGACATCAAGAAGAACGCCCAAATCGTAATTCCTAATGACCCAACTAACGAAGGTCGTGCTTTAACCCTCTTAGCAACTGCTGGTTTGATCAAGGTTAAGGATACTGCTTTGCCAACGCCAAACGACATTTCTTCAAACCCATTGAACTTGAAGATTGTGCCAGTTGACGCTGCCCAAACTGCTCGTCAATTGAAGTCAGCTGCAGCCGCTGTTATTAACGACTCAACTGCTTCAGATGCTAAGCTTGATAAAACGAAGGCTGTCTTCGTAGAACCAGTTAACAAAGCTTCTAAGCAATGGATTAACATCATCGCTGCTGATAAGAAAAATGCCAACAACAAGACTTACAAGGAAATTGTGAAGATTTACCAAACACAAAAGACTAAGGACTTGTTGAAGAAGTACTACGGCGATACTGAAATCCCAGCTTGGGACATCAAATTGAAGTAATTCACATTTTTCACATATAATAAGTAATTAACCGATAGATGGCATCTAACTGAGTAATTGGTTAGGTGTCATTCTTACATAGCATCACTACCACGAAAGGCAGGAATACAGATGGTTACCGCAGAAAAACAAATTAGTGCCACCCACCAAGAAATTATCGATAATTATCTCGGCTTACTCGCCGAATATGTCAAAATCCCATCCGTCTCAGCACACACAGAAGACGCCTACTTAATCGAAGCTGCTGAATTCACAGCCCGCCGTTTCCGCGAAATCGGTGGTACCGTGGAAATCTTAACCGATAATCCCCGTCCACTCGTTTTCGCCGAATTCAAAGCCGCGACGACCGTTGTAAATCCCAAAACAATTCTTTTCTACAATCACTACGATGTACAAGCAGCCGAACCATTAAATCTGTGGAAACACGACCCATTCACTTTGGTACAAGAAAATGATAAATTAATTGGCCGCGGGGTCGATGACGATAAAGGTAACTTAATCGCGCGCCTCACCGCCCTACGCTTGTATTTATCTGACCATGGTAACTTGCCGGTTAACATTAAATTTTTAGTTGAAGGTGAAGAAGAGGTCGCCTCAGAACACTTAGAAAGCTACTTAGCTAAATACGCCGACAAATTCGCCAATGACCTAGTTGTGTGGGAATCCGGCACCAAAACGGCGACCGGTAAACTAGAATTAATCGGTGGTAACAAGGGGGTTGCCACTTTCAACTTCACCGCGCATTCTGCTGACCATGACTTGCACTCAAGTTTAGCCGCTGTTGTCGATAGTGCCACTTGGCGTTTAGCGCAAGCAATTGCGACGCTGCGTGACGCTGACGGCCGTGTTGCGGTTGCTGGTTTCTACGATAATATTGTCGAACCAACGGACCGCGAACTCGAATTAGTGGACGCCCTCGATGACAACACTGAATTATTGCGTAAAGCCTATGGTTTAGAGCTCCCCTACTTAACTGATTTAAGTGGTCGTGATTTAAATCGGGAATTGTTATTTCAACCAGCACTCAATATTGAAGCGTTCCACTCAGGCTACGAAGGGGACGGTGTCAAAACAATCTTACCGGCAGATGCCATCGCCAAATTCGATGTCCGTTTGGTCCCTGGCATGGATCCCCACGATGTTGTCGGCAAAATTCACTACCACCTGATTAACCACGGTTTTGGTGATATTGCTGTTGAATTTACGCTTGGTGAAAAAGGCTACCGTTCTGATATGAGTGATCCCATGATTGCAAATATTATCGAAACTGCCAAAGACGTCTACGGAAATGATAAACTAGCAGTAGCCCCAACCTCCGCCGGTACTGGTCCGATGGATATGTTCCATGAACATTTAAACGCCCCCATCGTGGCATTTGGTATCGGCTACCCGGATACGTTGGATCATGCGCCCAACGAAAACATTCGTAAGGTTGACTACTTACAAGGTATCGACTATATTTACGAAATAATCAGTTCATTTCGCTAATCCATCCACTAGTTTAGTTATGTATCATCAAACTAGCGGAGTACCTAGGAAATTTACATGGTGCGGCATGCCATTTATCCACATATAACTAATTAAAAAGGAGCAACAATCAATGGTAAATACACTTGAACCCATTATCAGCCTCCAAAATATCGATGTGACGTTCCAACAAAAGAACAAAGAAATTCAAGCCGTTAAGGATGTTTCAATCGATATTTTGCCTGGTGACATCTACGGAATCGTCGGTTATTCCGGTGCTGGTAAATCAACCCTCGTACGGGTCATCAACTTGCTGCAACAACCAACTAACGGTACGGTCATCGTGAACGGTCAAACGCTCGCTGAAAATGTTAATGATAGAGAACGCTTCATCGCGAAAAACGATTTACGCATTGCGCGCAAGAAGATTGGGATGATTTTCCAACACTTTAACTTGATGAACGAACGGACTGTGGCGGATAATGTTTTATTCCCCCTCACACACTCTGATTTATCACGGAGCGAAAAAAGCGAAAAAGTTGCGGCATTGCTTGAATTGGTCGGCTTATCTGACCGCGCTACTGCCTA
This is a stretch of genomic DNA from Periweissella cryptocerci. It encodes these proteins:
- the cydC gene encoding thiol reductant ABC exporter subunit CydC, producing MHDIIDTFAHDSWVLPYLKRYKGLLLLVIFLGFMTFFCGSALMFTSGYLISRAAQRPENILLIYVPIVLTRAFGIGRPAFRYAQRLTSHNWVLRIVSDFRKKLYLAVEKTAVTIRQERQTGDILAVLADDIEHIENLYLRTIFPVIIGWLLYIVVTVAIGGFNWAFGLLMFLLFGMITIVIPLISVAVNGARVYKTREIQHDFYVGLTDSVLGLADWVIAGRQKDLVANQDQPIEAQVRLRRQDHHFTWWRDFTTQMFVGIITIVMLVFADVEFGGSDKLVNWIAAFTLAIFPTIDAFQGIAQGFTEWPSHQASIRRVNDFDHNEKTASAVPQVEVVPNDFTALNINDVTFQYENGKAPAVSHLNLQIKKGEKLAILGPSGAGKSTLLKLLLGDLTATDGQILVNDIDVAALQTHRAELFGVLDQQPYLFNSTVMNNVRLGNLAATDEQVIAAVEAVGLGELVAGLPDGYQTAMSEGGNRFSGGERQRFALARILLQDAPIIILDEPTVSLDPITEAAILATIFKLFKDKTIIWVTHHLMGVKYVDQVRFIENGQFEMVGSPAELYQTEPRFKKLLDLDRGLTTE
- a CDS encoding M20/M25/M40 family metallo-hydrolase, whose amino-acid sequence is MVTAEKQISATHQEIIDNYLGLLAEYVKIPSVSAHTEDAYLIEAAEFTARRFREIGGTVEILTDNPRPLVFAEFKAATTVVNPKTILFYNHYDVQAAEPLNLWKHDPFTLVQENDKLIGRGVDDDKGNLIARLTALRLYLSDHGNLPVNIKFLVEGEEEVASEHLESYLAKYADKFANDLVVWESGTKTATGKLELIGGNKGVATFNFTAHSADHDLHSSLAAVVDSATWRLAQAIATLRDADGRVAVAGFYDNIVEPTDRELELVDALDDNTELLRKAYGLELPYLTDLSGRDLNRELLFQPALNIEAFHSGYEGDGVKTILPADAIAKFDVRLVPGMDPHDVVGKIHYHLINHGFGDIAVEFTLGEKGYRSDMSDPMIANIIETAKDVYGNDKLAVAPTSAGTGPMDMFHEHLNAPIVAFGIGYPDTLDHAPNENIRKVDYLQGIDYIYEIISSFR
- the cydB gene encoding cytochrome d ubiquinol oxidase subunit II, encoding MTTLQILWFVLIGVLFAGFFFLEGFDFGVGMALKTLTKNKAERDALVASIGPHWDGNEVWLITAGGALFASMPNWYASLFSGFYIPLFLVLLALIFRGVSFEFRAMMKFEKNQGIWEWATAIGSFVAPFMLGMIFTAMVKGMPMDAQYNVRGHFFDFVNIFTLVGGVAVVLMSYIHGLNFIRIKTIGDIRQRAADWAQKLYLVLFAGEVVFAVLVYIYTDFFTKKPILTMLILALIVLSSVVSYLATLKDKEVVSFVTSGLNLVGVVALLFVGVFPRTMVANDAAHSLLIQNASSSPYTLNLMTWITVFALPVVLAYQIWSFYVFRERLTVGKKSGH
- a CDS encoding MetQ/NlpA family ABC transporter substrate-binding protein, which translates into the protein MKKVLLAIAALFVVITLAACGAKSGSSDKTVKVGVVGTDDRIWNSIIEQAKKKDINIKLVHFTDYDQPNAALKSGQIDLNAFQHQYFLDQWNKANKGNIVSIGDTLLAPIRLYGGTGVTKLSDIKKNAQIVIPNDPTNEGRALTLLATAGLIKVKDTALPTPNDISSNPLNLKIVPVDAAQTARQLKSAAAAVINDSTASDAKLDKTKAVFVEPVNKASKQWINIIAADKKNANNKTYKEIVKIYQTQKTKDLLKKYYGDTEIPAWDIKLK
- the cydD gene encoding thiol reductant ABC exporter subunit CydD; protein product: MIDRRLFKLPGIRKTLMMLAALTVLQAFSVLFQGKFLSESIVVLWKQNPMNQAIIFIVGFIVAFAIRHILTVLKNYAMGKWVEKTTQDMRHNLLVKISELGPQVIQKKGTGNAVTLTLEGMDKVQSYLMLVMIKMFDMSIIPWILLVYMFTISWPEALFLLAIYPVVILFMIILGLAAQAKADKEYANFTRLSNHFVDALRGLPTLKQLGLSKKYADNIHEVSEDYRKSVLSTLKIAILSTFTLDFFTTLSIAVVAVFLGFSLLDGHMTLLPALTMLVLAPEYFLPLRNFANDYHATLDGKNAMTDVLEVLETPTPQADKDFKLTTWTPQDSLNFTNVQLTYPDGQAPALNAINFSAHGYQRIGLVGKSGSGKSTLLDLIGGFLQPDADTNGTIKLDDYQLAHLQQAAWQQQFQYIPQAPYLFHATLAENIKFYQPNASIDAITAAVEQAGLTELVQDLPAGLDTMIGESGQAVSGGQAQRIALARAFLSPDRHVLLFDEPTAHLDIETEINLKKAMLPLLENHLVFFATHRLHWLNEMDYVLVMDNGQIVEQGTPTELLAQNGAYVALRQEMGELGGLD
- a CDS encoding cytochrome ubiquinol oxidase subunit I, which encodes MDVALSVISLARFQFGMTTVFHFLFIPLSIGLGLIVGVMETMYVVKKNELYKHMAQFWGKIFLLSFAVGVVTGIIQEFQFGMNWSEYSRFVGDIFGAPLAIEALVAFFLESTFIGLWMFGWDRFKPGLHVAFIWITTLGSSLSALWILAANSFMQNPVGFLLKNGRAQLVDFPALLKNHQLWLEFPHVMFGSFLTAGFVVAGMSGFALMKKKNVKFFRKSMQIGLIIGLVATFGMLATGDRHSLALETDQPMKFAATEGLMEDSGGKNKSQAWALAGQYDEKNHTSVWEVDVPYVLSLLAHHKLTGFNKGENTVNKELHAKYDKKFGKDMNYYVPTNALFLSFHVMAMAAGVFGMVAVVGLWFSRKKYTDEWLVKQKWLLWVLGVVTFLPFIANTAGWLITELGRYPWVVYGYLTIADAVSPNVSAGSMLFSNILFFVSFATLGAVMVYLSARVLREGPDDLMIDETPVTDPFAEEAFKK